From a region of the Zingiber officinale cultivar Zhangliang chromosome 4B, Zo_v1.1, whole genome shotgun sequence genome:
- the LOC121975995 gene encoding protein WHAT'S THIS FACTOR 1, chloroplastic-like has protein sequence MLRRGLLSLGYGSNISWSSAYLNRDGSYPNLVSTVFQKRWMTRHRRVQDRSKKKRVHDLEIATECWKVVSKILTIMEVLRKEPEQVIPLKLLERYRQHINLSKQHKVEDFIRKSPKLFELYRDTKGVVWCGFTEKAEDLLEQEARLLEDHSQKNVEYVTRLLMMSVDKRLHVNKIANFRRDMGLPYDFRQTWIHMFPEHFKVVRVEDDEYLQLMSWNPSWAVTELEKKAMAAGVIAELQPEPGVLSLPFPLKFPRYYKVFRYGEQIEHFQKRNYLSPYADATGLMPGSQEFDKRAVAIMHEILSFTIEKRLVTDHLTHFRREFVMPQKLMRLLLKHCGIFYVSEKGKRFSVFLTEAYDCSELIDKCSIVQWKEKVLKLTGYRGRRKKIKTYESSDFENDLIDRNHDKEIAFVEVEHDESVDAIDDIFITDESEMDIREVYDAYED, from the coding sequence ATGCTTCGAAGAGGACTCCTATCTCTTGGGTATGGCAGCAATATATCCTGGAGCAGTGCATACTTGAATAGAGATGGATCATATCCCAATTTGGTTTCCACTGTCTTCCAGAAGCGCTGGATGACAAGGCATCGAAGGGTACAAGataggagcaagaagaagagagtGCATGACCTCGAGATTGCCACAGAATGCTGGAAGGTCGTTTCAAAAATTTTAACCATAATGGAGGTGTTGAGGAAAGAACCAGAACAAGTAATCCCGCTAAAATTGTTGGAGCGGTATAGGCAGCATATCAATCTAAGTAAGCAGCACAAGGTTGAGGACTTCATCCGCAAATCTCCTAAGCTGTTTGAGCTCTACAGGGACACAAAGGGGGTAGTCTGGTGTGGATTCACAGAAAAAGCTGAGGATCTTCTTGAACAAGAGGCTAGACTTCTGGAAGACCACTCGCAGAAGAATGTCGAGTACGTTACGAGGCTTCTCATGATGTCTGTCGATAAAAGGCTTCATGTGAATAAGATAGCAAATTTTAGGAGAGATATGGGCCTTCCTTATGATTTTAGGCAAACGTGGATTCATATGTTTCCTGAACACTTCAAAGTTGTGAGAGTAGAAGATGATGAATACTTGCAACTAATGTCCTGGAACCCTTCATGGGCAGTTACAGAGTTAGAGAAGAAAGCTATGGCAGCAGGAGTTATCGCAGAGCTTCAACCTGAACCTGGAGTTCTCTCCCTTCCTTTTCCTTTGAAATTTCCACGATATTATAAAGTTTTTAGATATGGTGAACAGATTGAGCATTTTCAGAAGAGGAATTATTTGTCACCATATGCCGATGCCACAGGACTAATGCCTGGTTCACAGGAGTTTGATAAAAGGGCAGTGGCTATTATGCATGAGATATTGAGTTTTACCATAGAAAAGAGACTTGTTACCGATCATCTCACTCACTTCCGGCGTGAATTTGTAATGCCTCAAAAACTAATGCGACTTTTGCTTAAGCATTGTGGCATATTTTATGTTTCTGAAAAGGGGAAGCGGTTTAGTGTCTTTCTGACGGAAGCGTATGATTGTTCGGAGTTGATAGATAAATGTTCTATAGTGCAGTGGAAGGAGAAGGTTCTCAAACTTACTGGatatagaggaagaagaaagaaaatcaagaCTTACGAGTCTTCTGATTTTGAGAATGATTTGATTGATAGAAACCATGACAAGGAAATTGCATTTGTAGAGGTTGAACATGACGAAAGTGTAGATGCAATTGACGATATTTTCATAACAGATGAATCTGAAATGGACATTAGAGAAGTATATGATGCATATGAAGATTGA